The following are encoded together in the Bos taurus isolate L1 Dominette 01449 registration number 42190680 breed Hereford chromosome 17, ARS-UCD2.0, whole genome shotgun sequence genome:
- the DDX55 gene encoding ATP-dependent RNA helicase DDX55 (The RefSeq protein has 2 substitutions compared to this genomic sequence), translating to MEHVTEGSWESLPVPLHPKVLSVLRELGFPYMTPVQSATIPLFMKNKDVAAEAVTGSGKTLAFVIPIEEILLRREEKFKKSQVGAIIITPTRELAVQIEEVLSHFTKPFPQFSQILWIGGRNPGEDVARFKELGGNIIVATPGRLEDMFRRKAEGLDLASCVRSLEVLVLDEADRLLDMGFETSINTILEFLPKQRRTGLFSATQTQEVENLVRAGLRNPVRISVKEKGVAASSTQKTPSRLENHYMVCKADEKFNQLVHFLRNHKQEKHLVFFSTCACVEYYGKALETLVKGVKIMCIHGKMKYKRNKIFMEFRKLQSGILVCTDVMARGIDIPEVNWVLQYDPPSNASAFVHRCGRTARIGHGGSALVFLLPMEESYISFLAINQKCPLQEMKLQKNTADLLPKLKAMALGDRAVFEKGMKAFVSYVQAYAKHECNLIFRLKDLDFASLARGFALLRMPKMPELRGKQFPDFVPVDVNTDTIPFKDKIREKQRQKQLLEQQRKEKTENDGRRKFIKNKAWSKQKAKKEKKKKLTEKRKREEGSDVEDEDMEELLNDTRLLKKFKKGKITEEEFEKGLLTSGKRSTNKADLEISDLEDDC from the exons ATGGAGCACGTAACGGAGGGTTCCTGGGAGTCGCTACCGGTGCCGCTGCATCCGCAGGTGCTGAGTGTCTTGCGGGAGCTCGGTTTTCCGTACATGACACCGGTGCAG TCTGCAACTATCCCTCTGTTCATGAAAAACAAAGACGTTGCTGCAGAAGCG GTCACAGGTAGTGGCAAAACCCTCGCTTTCGTCATCCCCATCGTGGAAATTCTcctgaggagggaagagaagtTCAAGAAGAGTCAG GTGGGCGCCATAATCATCACACCCACGCGAGAGCTGGCTGTTCAGATAGAGGAGGTCCTGTCTCATTTCACGAAGCCCTTCCCACAGTTTAG CCAGATTCTCTGGATCggaggcaggaatcctggagaaGATGTCGCCAGATTTAAGGAGCTTGG TGGGAACATCATCGTGGCAACCCCAGGCCGCCTGGAGGACATGTTCCGAAGGAAGGCTGAGGGCCTCGATCTGGCCAGCTGCGTGAGGTCCCTGGAGGTCCTGGTATTGGATGAAGCAGACAGGCTTCTGGACATGGGTTTCGAGACAAG CATAAATACCATCCTGGAGTTTTTGCCGAAGCAGAGGAGAACGGGCCTTTTCTCGGCCACTCAGACCCAGGAGGTGGAGAACCTGGTGAGAGCCGGCCTGCGGAATCCCGTGCGCATCTCGGTGAAGGAGAAGGGCGTGGCGGCCAGCAGCACCCAGAAGACCCCTTCCCGCCTGGAGAACCACTACATG GTCTGTAAGGCAGATGAGAAATTTAATCAACTGGTACATTTTCTTCGAAATCATAAGCAGGAGAAACATCTGGTCTTCTTCAG CACCTGCGCCTGTGTGGAATACTACGGAAAGGCTCTGGAGACCCTGGTGAAGGGTGTGAAGATAATGTGCATTCACGGAAAGATGAAATACAAGCGAAATAAGATCTTCATGGAGTTCCGCAAATTGCAGAG tgGGATTTTAGTGTGCACTGACGTGATGGCCCGAGGAATAGATATTCCTGAAGTAAACTGGGTTTTGCAGTATGATCCTCCCAGTAATGCCAG TGCCTTCGTGCATCGCTGTGGCCGCACAGCCCGCATCGGCCATGGTGGCAGTGCGCTCGTGTTTCTCCTTCCCATGGAAGAGTCATACATCAGCTTCCTTGCAATTAACCAAAAA TGCCCCCTGCAGGAGATGAAACTCCAGAAGAACACAGCTGACCTCCTTCCAAAGCTCAAGGCCATGGCCCTGGGTGACAGAGCTGTGTTTGAGAAGGGCATGAAAGCTTTTGTGTCATACGTCCAGGCTTATGCCAAGCACGAGTGCAACCTCATCTTCAGATTAAAGG ACCTTGATTTTGCTAGTCTTGCTCGAGGTTTTGCCCTGCTGAGGATGCCCAAGATGCCAGAGCTGAGAGGAAAGCAGTTTCCAGATTTCGTGCCTGTGGATGTCAACACAGACACCATTCCATTTAAAgacaaaatcagagaaaagcAGAGGCAGAAGCAATTATTGGAgcagcaaagaaaagagaaaacagaaaatgatgggagaagaaaattcataaaaaataaagcttgGTCAAAGCAGAAggccaaaaaggaaaagaagaagaaactgactgaaaaaaggaaaagggaagag GGTTCTGATGTGGAAGATGAAGACATGGAGGAACTTCTGAATGACACAAGGCTcttgaaaaagtttaaaaaaggcaaaattactGAAGAAGAATTTGAGAAGGGGCTGTTGACAAGTGGCAAAAGATCAACGAACAAAGCAGATTTGGAGATCTCAGATTTGGAAGATGACTGCTGA